The following are encoded in a window of Cydia amplana chromosome 20, ilCydAmpl1.1, whole genome shotgun sequence genomic DNA:
- the LOC134657395 gene encoding BTB/POZ domain-containing protein KCTD9 isoform X1, producing the protein MKRVNIYRNKSEQDGKLITVEDSLENVLSQAATLFQLSVDNVQLYSANDCQIHDIRAIRDEEKIYIGLSDEASSTVTKSIENLSVCDVEEKTVSDWITLNVGGKHFTTSRSTLLAKEPMSMLARMFAGDDDNEYLMKPSARDASGAYLIDRSSVYFEPILNYLRHGEVILDKHVNPRGVLEEAVFYGIDSMIPQLNEMIESLTSNTGTSQALNRMDVVKALIMTPISSELRFQGVNLAGADLNKLDLRNINFKYACLSYCNLSGANLSNCCLERADLSHANLEGAQLIGVKALCANMEGANLKGCNMEDPAGARAIMEGVNLKGANLEDSNMSGVNLRVATLKNANLQNCVLRTAVLAGANLECCDLSGSDLHEANLRGANLKDAAFELMLTPLHMSQTIR; encoded by the exons ATGAAACGCGTTaacatttacagaaataaatcaGAACAAGATGGGAAGCTTATTACTGTGGAAGACTCGTTGGAAAACGTACTTTCTCAAGCTGCGACACTGTTTCAGTTATCTGTAGATAATGTGCAATTATACTCGGCAAATGACTGCCAAATTCATGATATACGTGCTATAAGGGATGAGGAGAAGATTTATATAGGTTTGAGCGATGAAGCGTCTTCCACGGTGACGAAATCGATTGAAAACTTGTCCGTGTGCGATGTCGAAGAAAAGACGGTTTCTGACTGGATAACATTGAATGTTGGTGGTAAACACTTTACCACATCGCGGTCTACATTGCTGGCTAAAGAGCCAATGTCGATGCTGGCGCGTATGTTCGCTGGGGACGACGATAACGAGTATTTAATGAAGCCCAGTGCAAGAGATGCGAGTGGCGCGTACTTAATAGATAGGAGCTCGGTGTATTTCGAGCCGATACTTAATTATTTGAGGCACGGAGAAGTGATATTAGATAAGCATGTGAACCCCAGAGGGGTGTTGGAAGAGGCTGTGTTTTATG GTATAGATTCAATGATACCGCAACTCAATGAAATGATCGAGAGCTTGACCTCAAATACTGGCACCAGCCAAGCCCTGAACCGCATGGATGTGGTGAAGGCTCTCATCATGACTCCAATCAGCTCGGAACTTCGGTTCCAAGGGGTCAACTTGGCTGGAGCGGACTTGAATAAGCTGGActtgagaaatattaattttaag tatGCCTGCCTGTCATACTGCAATCTCAGTGGTGCCAACCTCTCCAACTGTTGCCTGGAGCGCGCGGACCTGTCGCACGCGAACTTAGAGGGCGCCCAGCTCATTGGAGTTAAAGCGTTGTGTGCCAACATGGAAG GAGCAAACCTGAAAGGCTGTAACATGGAAGACCCTGCGGGCGCCCGAGCAATCATGGAGGGGGTTAATTTAAAAG GTGCAAATCTGGAAGACAGCAACATGTCCGGAGTCAATTTGCGTGTGGCAACACTCAAGAATGCCAACCTACAAAATTGCGTGCTTCGTACTGCGGTACTGGCTGGTGCCAACTTAGAG TGCTGTGATTTATCCGGGAGCGATCTACACGAAGCTAACCTCCGCGGTGCCAACCTTAAAGACGCGGCCTTCGAGCTCATGCTGACGCCGCTGCACATGTCTCAGACAATACGATaa
- the LOC134657395 gene encoding BTB/POZ domain-containing protein KCTD9 isoform X2, producing MKRVNIYRNKSEQDGKLITVEDSLENVLSQAATLFQLSVDNVQLYSANDCQIHDIRAIRDEEKIYIGLSDEASSTVTKSIENLSVCDVEEKTVSDWITLNVGGKHFTTSRSTLLAKEPMSMLARMFAGDDDNEYLMKPSARDASGAYLIDRSSVYFEPILNYLRHGEVILDKHVNPRGVLEEAVFYGIDSMIPQLNEMIESLTSNTGTSQALNRMDVVKALIMTPISSELRFQGVNLAGADLNKLDLRNINFKYACLSYCNLSGANLSNCCLERADLSHANLEGAQLIGVKALCANMEGANLEDSNMSGVNLRVATLKNANLQNCVLRTAVLAGANLECCDLSGSDLHEANLRGANLKDAAFELMLTPLHMSQTIR from the exons ATGAAACGCGTTaacatttacagaaataaatcaGAACAAGATGGGAAGCTTATTACTGTGGAAGACTCGTTGGAAAACGTACTTTCTCAAGCTGCGACACTGTTTCAGTTATCTGTAGATAATGTGCAATTATACTCGGCAAATGACTGCCAAATTCATGATATACGTGCTATAAGGGATGAGGAGAAGATTTATATAGGTTTGAGCGATGAAGCGTCTTCCACGGTGACGAAATCGATTGAAAACTTGTCCGTGTGCGATGTCGAAGAAAAGACGGTTTCTGACTGGATAACATTGAATGTTGGTGGTAAACACTTTACCACATCGCGGTCTACATTGCTGGCTAAAGAGCCAATGTCGATGCTGGCGCGTATGTTCGCTGGGGACGACGATAACGAGTATTTAATGAAGCCCAGTGCAAGAGATGCGAGTGGCGCGTACTTAATAGATAGGAGCTCGGTGTATTTCGAGCCGATACTTAATTATTTGAGGCACGGAGAAGTGATATTAGATAAGCATGTGAACCCCAGAGGGGTGTTGGAAGAGGCTGTGTTTTATG GTATAGATTCAATGATACCGCAACTCAATGAAATGATCGAGAGCTTGACCTCAAATACTGGCACCAGCCAAGCCCTGAACCGCATGGATGTGGTGAAGGCTCTCATCATGACTCCAATCAGCTCGGAACTTCGGTTCCAAGGGGTCAACTTGGCTGGAGCGGACTTGAATAAGCTGGActtgagaaatattaattttaag tatGCCTGCCTGTCATACTGCAATCTCAGTGGTGCCAACCTCTCCAACTGTTGCCTGGAGCGCGCGGACCTGTCGCACGCGAACTTAGAGGGCGCCCAGCTCATTGGAGTTAAAGCGTTGTGTGCCAACATGGAAG GTGCAAATCTGGAAGACAGCAACATGTCCGGAGTCAATTTGCGTGTGGCAACACTCAAGAATGCCAACCTACAAAATTGCGTGCTTCGTACTGCGGTACTGGCTGGTGCCAACTTAGAG TGCTGTGATTTATCCGGGAGCGATCTACACGAAGCTAACCTCCGCGGTGCCAACCTTAAAGACGCGGCCTTCGAGCTCATGCTGACGCCGCTGCACATGTCTCAGACAATACGATaa